A region of Arabidopsis thaliana chromosome 5, partial sequence DNA encodes the following proteins:
- the EXO70A3 gene encoding exocyst subunit exo70 family protein A3 (exocyst subunit exo70 family protein A3 (EXO70A3); INVOLVED IN: exocytosis, vesicle docking involved in exocytosis; LOCATED IN: exocyst; CONTAINS InterPro DOMAIN/s: Exo70 exocyst complex subunit (InterPro:IPR004140); BEST Arabidopsis thaliana protein match is: exocyst subunit exo70 family protein A2 (TAIR:AT5G52340.1); Has 927 Blast hits to 920 proteins in 144 species: Archae - 0; Bacteria - 0; Metazoa - 139; Fungi - 116; Plants - 647; Viruses - 0; Other Eukaryotes - 25 (source: NCBI BLink).), translating into MSNVLDKTNLHELSIAPKISTHDEKLYECTKCGIFFHRDSVESATEINPHENLGEVRAVEDKPNNESIKVDERGTCNFHFIDEHHGKVDGINTEYDASKFKQILENYSKLTEPNQLFECLPSNLRPPSDDEGSDGKSHDPQSNGLGKTDYTVPTIIPPTVLPVLHDLAQQMVKAGHQQELFKTYRDIRRAVLAQSLEKLGVERHSKYDVERMNQDVFEAKIMNWIHYIRISVKLLFAAEKEICHQILDGVEPFRDQSFAEITTISFGMLLSFGYAIAISRRSPEKVFVILDMYEIMIELQPEFELIFGSKPCTEMKEDALNLTKLLAQTVKETIADFEVAIEMDATETVVMDGSVHALTSYVARYVKFLFDYEPTLRQLFQEFNSNDPDTKLKSVMTGIMRALRNNLDGKSRQFEDAALTQLFLMNNVYYIVRNFRREEAKNFLGDDLVQTHRRIVQQHAKQYQTISWNKILQCITVQSSKSGLIKNESIKKTLVKEKFKTFNSQFEELHQRQCQWSVSDVELRESLRLAIAEVLLPAYGSFLKRFGPMIESGKNSQKYIRFTPEDLERMLNDFFQGKNLDVSPKR; encoded by the exons ATGTCTAATGTATTAGACAAGACTAATCTTCATGAGCTCTCGATTGCTCCAAAAATTTCCACTCATGATGAGAAGCTTTACGAATGTACTAAATGCGGTATCTTCTTCCACAGGGATTCCGTCGAGTCCGCAACAGAGATTAACCCTCACGAAAACCTAGGAGAGGTAAGAGCGGTTGAAGACAAACCCAACAATGAATCTATCAAGGTAGACGAAAGAGGAACATGCAACTTTCATTTCATAGATGAACATCATGGTAAGGTTGATGGTATAAACACAGAATATGATGCGTCCAAGTTCAAACAGATTCTGGAAAATTACAG CAAGCTAACAGAACCTAATCAACTTTTCGAGTGTCTCCCAAGCAATCTTCGGCCACCGTCAGACGATGAAGGTAGTGACGGAAAGAGCCATGATCCACAATCAAATGGCTTAGGAAAAACTGATTATACGGTCCCAACAATCATCCCACCAACGGTTTTGCCTGTGCTTCATGATTTAGCCCAACAGATGGTTAAAGCTGGTCATCAGCAAGAACTTTTCAAAACTTACAG GGATATTCGTAGGGCAGTGTTGGCGCAGAGCCTTGAGAAATTAGGTGTAGAGAGACATAGCAAATATGATGTTGAGAGAATGAATCAGGACGTCTTCGAGGCCAAGATTATGAATTGGATCCATTACATTCGAATATCT GTGAAACTGTTATTTGCTGCGGAGAAGGAAATCTGCCACCAAATACTTGATGGTGTTGAGCCATTTAGAGATCAATCTTTTGCTGAAATCACTACTATTAGTTTTGGTATGCTTCTTAGTTTCGGATATGCTATCGCTATCAGCAGGAGATCGCCGGAAAAAGTGTTTGTTATCTTAGATATGTATGAGATAATGATAGAGCTTCAACCAGAG TTTGAGTTGATCTTTGGAAGCAAACCTTGTACTGAGATGAAAGAAGATGCACTGAATCTGACAAAGCTATTAGCTCAAACTGTGAAAGAAACTATTGCTGATTTCGAAGTTGCTATTGAAATGGATGCGACTGAAACCGTTGTTATGGATGGATCCGTACATGCGCTAACTAGCTACGTTGCAAGATACGTCAAGTTCTTGTTCGA TTACGAACCGACGTTGAGGCAACTTTTTCAAGAGTTTAATAGTAATGATCCTGATACCAAGCTTAAATCCGTGATGACGGGTATCATGAGGGCTTTAAGGAACAATCTGGATGGTAAATCTAGACAGTTCGAAGATGCAGCATTAACTCAACTATTCTTAATGAATAATGTGTATTACATTGTAAGAAATTTCAGAAG GGAAGAAGCAAAGAATTTTTTGGGTGATGATTTGGTTCAAACACATAGAAGAATCGTACAACAACACGCAAAACAGTACCAGACAATTTCCTGGAATAAG ATTTTACAGTGTATCACGGTTCAGTCGAGTAAGAGCGGTCTGATAAAGAAtgaaagtataaaaaaaactttagtaaaagaaaaattcaagaCTTTCAATTCTCAATTCGAAGAGCTTCACCAGAGACAATGCCAATGGTCCGTTTCGGACGTTGAGCTGCGTGAATCTCTCAGGCTTGCTATTGCAGAGGTTCTTTTACCTGCCTACGGATCGTTTCTCAAACGTTTCGG GCCGATGATTGAGAGTGGTAAGAACTCACAGAAGTATATAAGGTTCACTCCTGAGGACCTTGAGCGAATGCTTAACGATTTCTTCCAAGGAAAAAACTTGGATGTGAGCCCAAAAAGATAA
- the ADF10 gene encoding actin depolymerizing factor 10 (actin depolymerizing factor 10 (ADF10); FUNCTIONS IN: actin binding; INVOLVED IN: biological_process unknown; LOCATED IN: intracellular; EXPRESSED IN: 7 plant structures; EXPRESSED DURING: L mature pollen stage, M germinated pollen stage, 4 anthesis, petal differentiation and expansion stage; CONTAINS InterPro DOMAIN/s: Actin-binding, cofilin/tropomyosin type (InterPro:IPR002108); BEST Arabidopsis thaliana protein match is: actin depolymerizing factor 7 (TAIR:AT4G25590.1); Has 30201 Blast hits to 17322 proteins in 780 species: Archae - 12; Bacteria - 1396; Metazoa - 17338; Fungi - 3422; Plants - 5037; Viruses - 0; Other Eukaryotes - 2996 (source: NCBI BLink).), translating into MANAASGMAVEDECKLKFLELKAKRNYRFIIFRIDGQQVVVEKLGSPQENYDDFTNYLPPNECRYAVYDFDFTTAENIQKSKIFFIAWSPDSSRVRMKMVYASSKDRFKRELDGIQVELQATDPSEMSLDIIKSRAL; encoded by the exons ATG GCGAACGCGGCGTCGGGGATGGCGGTGGAGGACGAGTGTAAGCTGAAGTTTTTGGAGCTAAAAGCGAAGAGAAACTATAGGTTCATAATATTCAGGATAGATGGACAACAAGTGGTGGTAGAAAAGCTGGGAAGCCCCCAAGAGAACTACGACGATTTCACCAATTACCTACCGCCAAATGAATGCCGCTACGCCGTTTATGACTTCGACTTCACCACTGCTGAGAATATCCAGAAGAGCAAGATCTTCTTCATAGCATG GTCACCGGATTCATCTAGAGTAAGGATGAAGATGGTGTATGCGAGCTCAAAGGACAGGTTCAAGAGGGAATTGGATGGTATTCAGGTGGAGTTACAAGCCACTGACCCGAGCGAGATGAGTCTCGACATCATCAAAAGTCGAGCTCTCTAG
- a CDS encoding VASCULAR-RELATED NAC-DOMAIN 6 (VASCULAR-RELATED NAC-DOMAIN 6; CONTAINS InterPro DOMAIN/s: Zinc finger, CCHC-type (InterPro:IPR001878), Zinc finger, CCHC retroviral-type (InterPro:IPR013084); BEST Arabidopsis thaliana protein match is: zinc knuckle (CCHC-type) family protein (TAIR:AT3G43590.1); Has 1807 Blast hits to 1807 proteins in 277 species: Archae - 0; Bacteria - 0; Metazoa - 736; Fungi - 347; Plants - 385; Viruses - 0; Other Eukaryotes - 339 (source: NCBI BLink).), translated as MVNQRRRLAQKRYKEANPELFPKAEPTPPKDPNKKKKKKSLFKKKKPGSSTDRPQRTGSSTRHPLRVPGMKPGEGCFICHSKTHIAKLCPEKSEWERNKICLQCRRRGHSLKNCPEKNNESSEKKLCYNCGDTGHSLSHCPYPMEDGGTKFASCFICKGQGHISKNCPENKHGIYPMGGCCKVCGSVAHLVKDCPDKFNQESAQPKKTSRFDATPRGKLTKFSGDDLEDDFTEEPKSSKKINTSDDSAQNSVEVKKKKQGPKIVNFVG; from the exons ATGGTGAACCAAAGGAGAAGACTTGCGCAGAAGCGATACAAGGAAGCTAATCCAGAGCTGTTTCCAAAAGCAGAACCAACGCCACCAAAGGACcctaataagaagaagaagaagaaaagcttgttcaagaaaaagaaacctgGATCTTCCACTGATAGACCTCAGAGAACAGGCTCTTCCACAAGACATCCTCTTCGAGTTCCTGGTATGAAACCTGGAGAAGGCTGTTTTATATGTCATTCCAAAACCCATATTGCTAAGCTTTGTCCTGAAAAATCTGAGTGGGAGAGAAACaag aTATGCTTGCAATGTAGGAGGAGAGGGCATAGTCTTAAAAACTGCCCTGAAAAGAACAATGAGAGCTCCGAGAAGAAGCTCTGTTACAATTGTGGAGATACTGGTCATTCACTTTCCCATTGTCCTTACCCTATGGAAGATG GAGGGACCAAATTTGCAAGTTGTTTCATATGCAAGGGACAAGGGCACATAAGCAAGAACTGTCCCGAAAACAAGCATGGAATCTACCCAATG GGCGGGTGTTGTAAAGTGTGCGGGAGTGTGGCGCATCTCGTCAAAGACTGTCCTGATAAATTCAACCAAGAGTCAGCCCAACCAAAGAAGACTTCAa GATTTGATGCTACACCAAGAGGAAAGCTCACTAAGTTTAGTGGGGACGATCTTGAAGACGATTTCACTGAAGAGCCCAAAAGCAGCAAGAAGATCAATACCTCTGATGATTCAGCTCAGAATAGTGTCGaggtgaagaaaaagaaacaaggtCCAAAGATTGTCAATTTCGTTGGATGA
- a CDS encoding PAR1 protein (PAR1 protein; FUNCTIONS IN: molecular_function unknown; INVOLVED IN: biological_process unknown; LOCATED IN: endomembrane system; EXPRESSED IN: 13 plant structures; EXPRESSED DURING: 8 growth stages; CONTAINS InterPro DOMAIN/s: PAR1 (InterPro:IPR009489); BEST Arabidopsis thaliana protein match is: PAR1 protein (TAIR:AT3G54040.1); Has 1807 Blast hits to 1807 proteins in 277 species: Archae - 0; Bacteria - 0; Metazoa - 736; Fungi - 347; Plants - 385; Viruses - 0; Other Eukaryotes - 339 (source: NCBI BLink).): MALKTVFVAFMILLAIYSQTTFGDDVKCENLDENTCAFAVSSTGKRCVLEKSMKRSGIEVYTCRSSEIEANKVTNIIESDECIKACGLDRKALGISSDALLESQFTHKLCSVKCLNQCPNVVDLYFNLAAGEGVYLPKLCESQEGKSRRAMSEIRSSGIAMDTLAPVGPVMLGEIAPEPATSMDNMPYVPAPSPY, from the exons ATGGCTTTGAAGACAGTTTTCGTAGCTTTTATGATTCTCCTTGCCATCTATTCGCAAACGACGTTTG GGGACGATGTGAAGTGCGAGAATCTGGATGAAAACACGTGTGCCTTCGCGGTCTCGTCCACTGGAAAACGTTGCGTTTTGGAGAAGAGCATGAAGAGGAGCGGGATCGAGGTGTACACATGTCGATCATCGGAGATAGAAGCTAACAAGGTCACAAACATTATTGAATCGGACGAGTGCATTAAAGCGTGTGGTCTAGACCGGAAAGCTTTAGGTATATCTTCGGACGCATTGTTGGAATCTCAGTTCACACATAAACTCTGCTCGGTTAAATGCTTAAACCAATGTCCTAACGTAGTCGATCTCTACTTCAACCTTGCTGCTGGTGAAG GAGTGTATTTACCAAAGCTATGTGAATCACAAGAAGGGAAGTCAAGAAGAGCAATGTCGGAAATTAGGAGCTCGGGAATTGCAATGGACACTCTTGCACCGGTTGGACCAGTCATGTTGGGCGAGATAGCACCTGAGCCGGCTACTTCAATGGACAACATGCCTTACGTGCCGGCACCTTCACCGTATTAA
- a CDS encoding 28S ribosomal S34 protein (unknown protein; BEST Arabidopsis thaliana protein match is: unknown protein (TAIR:AT5G58990.1); Has 30201 Blast hits to 17322 proteins in 780 species: Archae - 12; Bacteria - 1396; Metazoa - 17338; Fungi - 3422; Plants - 5037; Viruses - 0; Other Eukaryotes - 2996 (source: NCBI BLink).) — translation MAMTLINRAISRTETVGAFRLSLNLLRNFSAAPASENPSSDSSKPKRRKKKNLIEVAQFLPNWGIGYHMAKAHWNGISYEITKINLYKDGRHGKAWGIVHKDGLRAAEAPKKISGVHKRCWKYIPNLSKTAPATTSAHVQAA, via the exons ATGGCGATGACACTTATTAACAGAGCAATCTCTAGAACCGAAACCGTTGGTGCTTTCAGACTCTCGCTTAATCTCTTAAGAAATTTCTCTGCGGCGCCGGCGAGTGAAAACCCTAGCTCCGATTCGAGTAAACCGaaacgaagaaagaagaagaacttaaTCGAAGTTGCTCAGTTCTTACCTAATTGGGGAATCGGATACCATATGGCTAAAGCTCATTGGAATGGAATCTCTTATGAAATCACTAAGATCAATCTCTAtaag GATGGTAGACATGGAAAAGCTTGGGGAATTGTTCACAAAGATG GATTGCGAGCTGCAGAAGCTCCAAAGAAGATAAGCGGAGTTCACAAACGGTGTTGGAAGTATATCCCAAACCTGTCAAAGACTGCTCCTGCTACAACCTCTGCTCATGTCCAAGCTGCCTGA